One Candidatus Hydrogenedentota bacterium genomic region harbors:
- a CDS encoding PhoPQ-activated pathogenicity-related family protein → MNRVRLVWAACLALAMTGLSCVTPANSADTARKARPRTHLDRYVHAPDDAYTYTLAREMYESGVALYVLDLTSQVWRSPHEVDQTRWRHWLSIYVPDRVSHESAMLYIGSGDTGDPPPDRMSREFSQIARTTESVVAYLGMVPNQPLVFAGDGLSRTEDSLIAYTWDKFLRTGDENWPLRNPMTKSAVRAMDAIQEFCASELAGAHPIRDFVVTGASKRGWTTWLTAAVDARVRAIAPLVIDMLNVKASFRHHWEAYGSWAPAVGDYEAMGLMEWIGAPEYDRLLELVEPYSYADRYTMPKLIVNSCGDQFFLPDSSQFYWDDLPGEKYLRYVPNTGHELEDSDAIFTLLAFYHSIIAGIPLPQYAWDYGDGHTLTVTTSEEPVEVRFWTATNPATRDFRIDVVGKIWESEEVEPGPGGVYTARLRTPPHGWTAQMMELTFEGPAGTPLTFTTPVTVLPERKPFTYMLPVIRPRGFLSR, encoded by the coding sequence ATGAATCGAGTGCGTCTTGTTTGGGCAGCTTGCCTCGCCCTGGCAATGACGGGTCTGTCTTGCGTTACTCCGGCGAACAGCGCGGACACGGCGCGCAAGGCCCGGCCCCGGACGCACTTGGATCGCTACGTGCACGCCCCGGACGATGCCTATACGTATACCCTCGCGCGGGAAATGTACGAGAGCGGCGTCGCGCTATATGTCCTCGACCTCACGTCGCAGGTATGGCGCAGCCCCCACGAGGTTGATCAGACCCGCTGGCGGCACTGGCTCAGCATCTACGTGCCCGATCGTGTTTCCCACGAATCCGCCATGCTCTATATCGGGAGCGGCGACACCGGCGACCCGCCTCCGGACCGGATGTCGCGCGAGTTCTCGCAAATCGCCCGCACCACGGAGTCCGTCGTCGCTTATCTCGGGATGGTGCCGAACCAGCCCCTGGTGTTTGCGGGGGACGGCCTCTCCCGCACCGAGGACAGCCTCATCGCGTACACCTGGGACAAGTTCCTGCGGACCGGCGACGAGAACTGGCCTCTCCGCAACCCCATGACCAAGAGCGCGGTGCGCGCCATGGACGCCATCCAGGAGTTTTGCGCGTCCGAACTGGCCGGGGCCCATCCCATCCGCGATTTCGTGGTCACCGGCGCCTCCAAGCGGGGCTGGACCACCTGGCTCACGGCGGCCGTGGACGCGCGTGTCCGCGCCATCGCCCCGCTCGTCATCGACATGCTAAACGTCAAAGCCTCGTTCCGCCACCACTGGGAAGCCTATGGTTCGTGGGCTCCCGCCGTGGGCGACTACGAGGCCATGGGCCTTATGGAGTGGATCGGCGCGCCCGAATACGATCGGCTGCTCGAACTCGTGGAGCCCTACAGCTACGCGGACCGCTACACGATGCCCAAACTCATCGTGAACTCTTGCGGCGACCAGTTTTTCCTGCCCGACTCCTCCCAGTTTTACTGGGATGACCTCCCGGGCGAAAAATACCTCCGCTATGTTCCGAACACCGGCCACGAACTGGAGGATTCGGACGCGATATTCACACTGCTTGCGTTCTATCACAGCATCATCGCGGGCATCCCGCTGCCGCAGTACGCCTGGGATTATGGCGACGGCCACACCCTGACCGTAACCACCTCGGAGGAGCCCGTCGAGGTCCGGTTCTGGACCGCCACCAACCCCGCCACCCGCGATTTCCGGATTGACGTCGTGGGCAAGATTTGGGAAAGCGAAGAAGTGGAACCGGGGCCTGGCGGCGTGTACACCGCCCGCCTGCGGACGCCGCCGCACGGCTGGACCGCTCAGATGATGGAACTGACCTTTGAAGGCCCCGCGGGAACGCCGCTCACCTTCACCACGCCGGTGACGGTCCTGCCGGAACGGAAGCCCTTTACCTACATGCTGCCCGTGATCCGGCCCCGCGGGTTCCTCTCCCGCTGA
- a CDS encoding mannose-1-phosphate guanylyltransferase, producing the protein MAGGAGERFWPVSRRLHPKQLLRLTSPTETMLHESVNRLRPLVAPEHIYVQTSEELVDAIRAANVGIPDENVIAEPCRRNTAGCLCYAAARMLARYGGDGDNLTMAVVTADHRIGDNDAFTATLAKILDVVEAEPALGTIGIPPTRPATGFGYVHAVRETGLAADTGVPQAHAVAGFREKPPLEVAEEYVATGDYFWNSGMFFWRIGVFVREFEAANPAFAFAIREMRDAMRAGDGAAVRRVFEGLKSESIDYALMEKAKKVVMVNATFPWDDIGAWSALERSRTPDARGNVSQGAPVLIDCDGCIVYNDEGAEARSVAVVGMADVVVVATKDAVLVVPKDRTEDVKKAVQALQERNAPHV; encoded by the coding sequence ATGGCCGGGGGGGCGGGGGAGCGGTTCTGGCCGGTATCGCGGCGCCTGCATCCGAAGCAGTTGCTTCGGCTGACCAGCCCGACCGAGACGATGCTGCATGAGTCCGTCAACCGCCTCCGCCCGCTGGTGGCGCCGGAGCACATTTATGTGCAGACGAGCGAAGAGCTGGTGGATGCGATCCGGGCGGCGAACGTGGGCATTCCGGACGAGAACGTGATTGCGGAGCCCTGCCGGCGAAACACGGCGGGCTGCCTGTGCTACGCGGCGGCGCGTATGCTGGCCCGTTATGGCGGCGACGGTGACAACCTCACGATGGCCGTGGTGACGGCGGATCACCGCATCGGGGACAACGACGCCTTTACGGCGACGCTGGCAAAGATCTTGGACGTGGTGGAGGCGGAGCCCGCCCTGGGCACGATCGGCATTCCGCCCACGCGCCCCGCGACGGGCTTCGGGTACGTGCACGCGGTCCGCGAGACGGGGCTAGCGGCCGATACCGGCGTTCCTCAAGCGCACGCGGTGGCCGGATTTCGCGAGAAGCCGCCGCTCGAAGTGGCCGAAGAATACGTCGCGACCGGAGACTATTTCTGGAACAGCGGGATGTTCTTCTGGCGCATCGGGGTGTTCGTAAGAGAGTTTGAGGCCGCCAACCCGGCATTCGCCTTCGCCATCCGCGAAATGCGCGATGCGATGCGGGCGGGCGATGGCGCGGCCGTGCGCCGGGTCTTCGAAGGGTTGAAAAGTGAATCAATTGACTACGCGCTGATGGAAAAGGCGAAAAAGGTGGTGATGGTCAACGCGACGTTTCCGTGGGACGACATCGGCGCCTGGTCGGCTCTGGAGCGTTCCCGGACGCCGGACGCGCGGGGGAACGTCAGCCAGGGCGCTCCGGTCCTGATCGATTGCGACGGCTGCATTGTGTACAACGACGAGGGGGCGGAGGCGCGGTCCGTCGCGGTCGTGGGGATGGCGGACGTGGTGGTTGTGGCCACGAAAGACGCGGTGCTGGTCGTGCCGAAGGACCGGACGGAAGACGTGAAGAAGGCCGTGCAGGCGCTGCAGGAGCGCAACGCGCCGCACGTCTAG